A region from the Sutcliffiella horikoshii genome encodes:
- the rbfA gene encoding 30S ribosome-binding factor RbfA, whose amino-acid sequence MTLRSNRVGEQMKKELSDIIGRKIKDPRVGFVTVTDVQVTGDLQQAKVFISVLGDDEKRQDTLIGLAKAKGFIRSEIGRRIRLRKTPELFFEFDESIAYGNHIESLIHELNKKDSDSDDEE is encoded by the coding sequence ATGACACTCAGATCAAACAGAGTTGGAGAGCAAATGAAAAAAGAGCTTTCCGATATCATTGGTCGTAAAATCAAAGACCCTCGTGTAGGCTTTGTAACAGTAACGGATGTACAGGTTACTGGAGATCTTCAACAAGCCAAGGTTTTCATCTCTGTGCTTGGAGACGATGAGAAAAGACAAGACACTTTGATTGGTTTGGCAAAAGCTAAAGGCTTCATCCGCAGTGAAATTGGACGAAGAATTCGCTTAAGAAAAACTCCAGAGCTTTTCTTTGAATTTGACGAATCCATCGCTTACGGTAATCACATCGAGAGCCTGATTCATGAATTGAATAAAAAAGACTCTGATTCTGATGATGAAGAGTAA
- the truB gene encoding tRNA pseudouridine(55) synthase TruB codes for MDGILILNKPKGFTSHDCVFKVRKILKTKKVGHTGTLDPEVTGVLPICIGRATKVVEFLTAEQKTYVAEVTIGTATTTEDQTGEVVEEKRVDNPIAKEKILSVLQELTGEIDQTPPMYSAVKIKGKKLYEYAREGKVIDRPSRKVTIHDIFLTSDITYEEQKGQVKFSFQVNCSKGTYVRTLAVQIGELLGYPAHMSYLTRISSGDFTIDQAITLEQLSELAEQGGVEEKLLPMEKALSSLPKLEISDKVAEKVYNGAVLPYPENIEESIEYFSVFHNDKCLAIYMKHPSKPGLMKPKKVFHE; via the coding sequence ATGGATGGCATTCTTATTTTAAACAAACCAAAAGGCTTCACTTCACATGACTGCGTATTTAAAGTGAGAAAAATACTAAAAACAAAAAAAGTCGGCCACACCGGGACACTAGATCCAGAAGTAACCGGAGTCCTTCCTATCTGCATCGGCAGAGCTACAAAAGTCGTAGAATTCCTCACAGCAGAACAAAAAACATACGTGGCTGAAGTCACCATCGGCACCGCAACCACGACAGAAGATCAAACAGGGGAAGTAGTAGAAGAAAAACGGGTGGACAACCCCATAGCAAAAGAAAAAATACTTTCCGTCCTTCAAGAGCTTACAGGAGAAATTGACCAAACGCCGCCAATGTACTCCGCTGTTAAAATTAAAGGGAAAAAGCTTTATGAATACGCAAGAGAAGGGAAGGTAATCGACAGACCTTCAAGAAAAGTGACCATCCATGATATTTTCCTAACAAGTGATATTACATATGAAGAACAAAAAGGCCAAGTCAAATTTTCCTTTCAAGTAAACTGCAGTAAAGGTACATATGTAAGAACCCTTGCTGTACAAATAGGCGAATTGCTTGGTTATCCTGCCCACATGTCCTATTTGACCAGAATTTCCTCTGGAGACTTTACCATCGATCAAGCAATCACTTTAGAACAATTAAGTGAGCTTGCAGAACAAGGCGGGGTCGAAGAGAAACTATTGCCGATGGAAAAAGCACTAAGTTCATTGCCTAAGTTGGAGATTAGTGATAAAGTAGCAGAGAAAGTGTATAATGGTGCGGTTTTGCCGTACCCGGAAAATATTGAAGAATCTATTGAATACTTTAGTGTATTCCATAATGATAAATGCTTGGCCATCTATATGAAACATCCATCAAAGCCAGGCCTCATGAAACCAAAGAAAGTTTTTCATGAATAA
- the ribF gene encoding bifunctional riboflavin kinase/FAD synthetase: MKVVYLEHPHSLTKEECIPAAVALGFFDGIHLGHQKVIKSALSKAKDLGVASAVMTLDPHPSVVLRKTVQHVRYITPLSEKIRLLSSLGVDILYVVKFDMSFASLVPQDFVDQYIIGLNIQHVVAGFDYSYGSLGKGTMETLPFHSRQQFDQTVVEKYTTNDLKVSSTFIREQLKDGKVSELPNTLGRYYQIRGKVGHGEKRGRTIGFPTANVVLGDDYVIPKTGVYTVRMHVNDRWINGVCNVGYKPTFHKQDKENLPSIEVHLLDFDQQIYGAEVIIEWHNCIREEKKFSGIDALVAQIRKDKGIAEDYFQKNLHDTCFLT; encoded by the coding sequence ATGAAAGTTGTGTATTTGGAGCATCCGCATTCCCTTACAAAAGAAGAATGTATCCCTGCTGCAGTGGCTCTCGGTTTTTTCGATGGCATCCATTTGGGGCATCAAAAAGTGATTAAAAGTGCACTGTCTAAGGCGAAAGACCTTGGGGTGGCAAGTGCCGTAATGACATTGGATCCGCATCCTTCCGTCGTATTGAGAAAGACTGTTCAACATGTCCGCTACATAACTCCACTTTCCGAAAAGATAAGGCTGCTTTCATCTTTAGGGGTGGACATTCTTTATGTGGTCAAGTTTGACATGTCTTTTGCGTCGCTTGTACCCCAGGACTTTGTGGATCAATATATCATTGGACTGAATATCCAACATGTAGTAGCTGGATTCGATTATTCCTATGGCAGTCTCGGCAAAGGGACAATGGAGACACTGCCATTTCATTCTAGACAGCAATTTGATCAGACTGTTGTGGAGAAATACACGACAAATGATCTTAAAGTAAGTTCGACTTTCATTAGAGAGCAGCTGAAAGATGGTAAAGTTTCCGAACTGCCGAATACTTTGGGCCGTTATTATCAAATACGGGGAAAAGTCGGGCATGGAGAAAAGAGGGGCCGTACAATCGGATTTCCCACCGCCAATGTGGTGCTTGGCGATGACTATGTGATTCCTAAAACTGGTGTCTACACGGTACGTATGCACGTGAATGACAGATGGATCAATGGAGTATGCAATGTCGGCTATAAACCGACTTTCCACAAGCAGGATAAAGAAAACTTACCGTCCATAGAAGTACACCTTTTGGATTTTGATCAGCAAATCTATGGAGCTGAGGTAATAATAGAATGGCATAATTGTATAAGGGAAGAAAAGAAGTTTTCGGGTATTGATGCGCTTGTTGCTCAGATTAGAAAAGACAAGGGAATTGCGGAAGACTATTTTCAAAAAAACCTGCACGATACTTGCTTTTTGACGTAA
- the infB gene encoding translation initiation factor IF-2, whose translation MTKLRVYEYAKQKNVSSKDVITKLKEMNIEVSNHMATLDDDTIQKLNGTNKTEAPKKAAPQNTASAPKKQNNNQSQGGGQGGKGKNTSSPKKPFNNNNSNNNHSSKGKKKQNNKQNQNRGQQQAPPQPVKKKETPSKITFTGSLTVGELANKLNKEPSEIIKKLLMLGVMATINQDLDKDSIELIAGEYNVEVEEEIIFEVTDFEGYDSEDTEEVMEERPPVVTIMGHVDHGKTTLLDSIRNTKVTAGEAGGITQHIGAYQVEVDQGKKITFLDTPGHAAFTTMRSRGAQVTDITILVVAADDGVMPQTVEAINHAKAAEVPIIVAVNKMDKEGANPDRVMQELTEHGLVSEAWGGDTIFVPISAINGEGIDTLLEMILLVSEVEEYKANSKRAASGTVIEAQLDKGRGSVATLLVQKGTLRVGDPIVVGNTFGRVRAMVNDLGRRVKEAGPSTPVEITGLNEVPQAGDNFMVFSDEKTARNVGEARAQKQLQEQRSEKTRVTLDDLFEQIKQGEMKEINLIVKADVQGSVEAMAASLQKIDVEGAKVKIIHTGVGAITESDIILASASNAIVIGFNVRPDAGAKRTADVENVDIRLHRIIYKAIEEIEAAMKGMLDPEFEEKVIGQVEVRQTFKVSKVGTIAGAYVTEGKITRDSSIRLIRDGIVIFEGELDTLKRFKDDVKEVATNYECGVTIKNFNDIKEGDIIEAYVMQEIERK comes from the coding sequence ATGACGAAATTACGCGTGTACGAATACGCAAAGCAAAAGAACGTATCAAGTAAAGATGTCATTACAAAACTAAAAGAAATGAATATTGAGGTATCAAACCATATGGCAACATTAGACGACGACACGATCCAAAAATTGAACGGCACAAATAAAACAGAAGCACCAAAGAAAGCAGCGCCACAAAACACTGCTTCTGCACCTAAGAAACAAAATAATAATCAATCTCAAGGTGGCGGCCAAGGCGGAAAAGGTAAAAACACTTCTTCACCTAAAAAGCCATTTAATAATAACAACAGCAATAACAATCATTCCTCTAAAGGGAAAAAGAAACAAAACAATAAACAAAACCAAAACCGCGGACAACAACAAGCTCCGCCACAACCTGTGAAGAAAAAAGAAACTCCTTCTAAAATCACATTCACTGGTTCCCTGACAGTTGGTGAATTGGCAAACAAGCTAAACAAAGAGCCTTCTGAAATCATCAAAAAGCTCTTGATGCTTGGTGTCATGGCGACTATCAACCAGGATCTTGATAAAGATTCCATCGAGTTGATCGCTGGCGAGTACAACGTGGAAGTGGAAGAGGAAATTATCTTCGAAGTAACCGATTTTGAAGGATACGATTCCGAAGATACAGAAGAAGTAATGGAAGAGCGTCCACCAGTTGTTACAATCATGGGTCACGTTGACCACGGTAAAACAACACTTCTTGACTCTATCCGTAACACAAAGGTTACTGCAGGTGAAGCTGGTGGTATCACACAGCATATCGGTGCGTACCAAGTAGAAGTGGATCAAGGCAAGAAAATCACTTTTCTTGATACTCCTGGACATGCTGCGTTTACAACGATGCGTTCCCGCGGAGCACAAGTTACAGACATTACCATTCTTGTTGTTGCAGCAGATGACGGTGTTATGCCTCAAACAGTGGAAGCAATCAACCATGCCAAAGCTGCAGAAGTACCAATCATTGTTGCGGTAAACAAAATGGATAAAGAAGGTGCCAATCCTGACCGTGTTATGCAAGAATTAACAGAACACGGATTAGTGTCAGAAGCTTGGGGTGGAGATACTATCTTTGTACCAATTTCTGCAATCAATGGAGAAGGCATCGATACACTTCTTGAAATGATCCTACTTGTATCTGAAGTGGAAGAATACAAAGCGAACTCTAAACGTGCGGCATCAGGTACGGTTATTGAGGCCCAGCTTGATAAAGGCAGAGGTTCCGTTGCGACCCTTCTGGTACAAAAAGGGACGCTTCGTGTTGGAGACCCAATCGTAGTTGGTAACACATTCGGTCGTGTTCGTGCAATGGTCAACGATCTTGGACGCCGCGTGAAAGAAGCTGGTCCATCCACACCAGTTGAAATAACTGGTCTAAATGAAGTGCCACAAGCTGGAGACAACTTCATGGTATTCTCTGATGAGAAAACGGCTCGTAACGTCGGAGAAGCCCGTGCTCAAAAGCAACTTCAAGAACAACGCAGTGAAAAAACACGTGTAACGCTTGATGACTTGTTCGAACAAATCAAGCAGGGTGAAATGAAAGAAATCAACCTTATTGTGAAAGCAGACGTTCAAGGTTCTGTAGAAGCGATGGCTGCTTCCCTTCAGAAAATTGATGTTGAAGGCGCGAAAGTGAAAATCATTCACACTGGCGTTGGGGCTATCACAGAATCTGATATTATCCTTGCTTCTGCATCCAATGCGATTGTTATTGGTTTCAACGTTCGCCCAGATGCTGGTGCGAAACGTACAGCAGATGTTGAAAATGTTGATATTCGCCTTCACCGTATCATCTATAAAGCGATTGAAGAAATTGAAGCGGCAATGAAAGGTATGCTTGACCCTGAATTTGAAGAAAAAGTAATCGGTCAAGTAGAAGTTCGCCAGACATTCAAAGTTTCTAAAGTTGGTACCATTGCAGGTGCATACGTAACAGAAGGGAAAATCACTCGTGATTCCAGCATTCGTCTAATTCGTGACGGAATCGTTATTTTTGAAGGAGAACTTGATACACTCAAGCGTTTCAAAGATGATGTAAAAGAAGTGGCGACAAACTACGAATGTGGTGTAACAATCAAGAACTTTAACGATATTAAAGAAGGCGACATCATCGAAGCTTACGTAATGCAAGAAATCGAAAGAAAATGA
- the rpsO gene encoding 30S ribosomal protein S15: MAITQERKQELINEFRTHESDTGSPEVQIAVLTEQINNLNEHLRTHKKDHHSRRGLLKMVGKRRNLLTYLRNKDVTRYRELINKLGLRR, from the coding sequence ATGGCTATTACACAAGAGCGTAAACAAGAACTTATCAACGAGTTCAGAACTCACGAATCTGACACTGGATCTCCAGAAGTTCAGATCGCTGTCCTAACAGAACAGATCAACAACCTGAACGAGCATTTACGTACTCACAAGAAAGATCACCACTCACGTCGTGGTCTATTGAAAATGGTTGGTAAGCGTCGTAACTTACTTACTTACCTACGTAACAAAGATGTAACTCGTTACCGTGAACTAATCAATAAATTAGGTTTACGTCGATAA
- the pnp gene encoding polyribonucleotide nucleotidyltransferase, translated as MGQDKQVFSIDWAGRNLTVEVGQLAKQANGAVMVRYGDTAVLSTATASKEPKKLDFFPLTVNYEERLYAVGKIPGGFIKREGRPSEKAVLASRLIDRPIRPLFADGFRNEVQVISIVMSVDQNCSSEMAAMFGSSLALSVSDIPFQGPIAGVTVGRINDEFVINPNVEQLEKSDINLVVAGTKDAINMVEAGADEVPEEIMLEAIMFGHNEIKRLIAFQEEIVQAVGKEKTEVTLYEVDKNLEHEIRALAEEKMTKAVQVFEKHAREAAIKEVKTEVLARYEEQEVEADVLKQVNEILSMLVKEEVRRLITEDKVRPDGRKSDEIRPLASEVGLLPRTHGSGLFTRGQTQALSICTLGALGDVQILDGLGIEEEKRFMHHYNFPLFSVGETGPMRGPGRREIGHGALGERALDPVIPSEKDFPYTVRLVSEVLESNGSTSQASICASTLAMMDAGVPIKAPVAGIAMGLIKKGEHYTVLSDIQGMEDHLGDMDFKVAGTAKGVTALQMDIKIEGLSRAILEEALQQAKIGRMHILDSMLATIDESRKELSPYAPKILMMSINPDKIRDVIGPSGKQINKIIEETGVKIDIEQDGTVFISSINMEMNDKAKKIIEDIVREVQVGEIYMGKVKRIEKFGAFVELFSGKDGLVHISELAEERVKQVEDVVKLGEEVLVKVMEIDKQGRVNLSRKVLLKEKKEKNEQMS; from the coding sequence ATGGGACAAGATAAACAAGTCTTTTCTATCGACTGGGCTGGAAGAAACCTGACGGTAGAAGTAGGACAATTAGCGAAGCAAGCAAACGGAGCTGTTATGGTCCGCTACGGAGATACGGCTGTGCTCAGCACTGCAACCGCTTCAAAAGAACCGAAGAAATTAGATTTCTTCCCATTAACAGTTAACTATGAAGAAAGATTATACGCAGTAGGTAAAATTCCAGGTGGATTCATTAAGAGAGAAGGACGTCCAAGTGAGAAGGCTGTATTGGCTAGCCGCTTGATTGACCGTCCAATCCGTCCACTATTTGCTGATGGTTTCCGTAACGAAGTACAAGTTATCAGCATCGTGATGAGTGTGGATCAAAACTGTTCATCTGAGATGGCAGCGATGTTCGGTTCTTCATTGGCGCTTTCTGTTTCCGATATTCCTTTCCAAGGACCAATCGCAGGTGTAACAGTAGGAAGAATTAACGACGAGTTCGTTATTAATCCTAATGTTGAACAGCTTGAAAAGAGTGATATCAACTTGGTTGTAGCTGGAACAAAGGATGCAATCAACATGGTTGAAGCTGGTGCTGATGAAGTTCCGGAAGAAATAATGTTAGAAGCAATCATGTTTGGTCATAACGAAATCAAACGTTTAATTGCTTTCCAAGAAGAAATTGTCCAAGCAGTAGGTAAAGAGAAAACAGAAGTTACTCTTTATGAAGTAGACAAAAACCTTGAACATGAAATCCGTGCACTTGCTGAAGAGAAAATGACAAAAGCTGTTCAAGTCTTTGAAAAGCACGCTCGTGAAGCTGCTATCAAAGAAGTGAAGACAGAGGTTCTTGCGCGCTATGAAGAGCAAGAAGTAGAAGCTGATGTGTTGAAGCAAGTCAACGAAATTTTAAGCATGCTAGTGAAAGAAGAAGTAAGACGCCTCATTACAGAAGATAAAGTACGCCCTGATGGACGTAAGAGTGACGAGATTCGTCCGCTGGCTTCTGAAGTCGGCCTATTGCCTCGTACTCACGGTTCCGGTCTGTTTACACGTGGACAAACTCAAGCATTAAGCATCTGTACTTTAGGTGCACTGGGTGACGTACAGATCCTTGACGGATTAGGTATTGAAGAAGAAAAACGTTTCATGCATCACTATAACTTCCCATTATTCAGTGTTGGGGAAACTGGTCCGATGAGAGGTCCTGGACGTCGCGAAATCGGACATGGTGCTCTTGGAGAGCGTGCCCTTGATCCGGTTATTCCTTCCGAGAAAGACTTCCCATACACAGTTCGTCTAGTATCAGAAGTTCTAGAGTCCAACGGTTCCACTTCCCAAGCAAGTATCTGTGCAAGCACACTTGCCATGATGGATGCGGGTGTACCTATTAAAGCTCCTGTAGCAGGTATTGCAATGGGATTAATTAAAAAGGGCGAGCATTATACAGTTCTTTCCGATATCCAAGGAATGGAAGATCACCTTGGAGATATGGACTTTAAAGTTGCTGGTACAGCCAAAGGTGTTACAGCACTTCAAATGGATATAAAAATTGAAGGTCTTTCCCGTGCTATCTTAGAAGAAGCACTTCAACAGGCTAAAATTGGACGTATGCATATTCTTGATTCTATGCTTGCTACAATTGATGAGTCTCGTAAAGAGCTATCTCCTTATGCACCGAAGATCTTGATGATGAGCATCAACCCTGATAAGATCCGTGATGTAATTGGACCTAGCGGTAAACAAATCAATAAGATTATTGAAGAAACCGGAGTTAAAATTGACATCGAACAAGATGGAACGGTATTTATTTCTTCCATTAATATGGAGATGAATGACAAAGCGAAGAAAATCATCGAAGATATCGTACGTGAAGTCCAAGTGGGCGAAATTTACATGGGTAAAGTAAAACGTATTGAAAAGTTCGGTGCATTTGTTGAGCTATTCAGTGGTAAAGACGGACTTGTCCATATTTCTGAACTTGCAGAAGAACGCGTGAAACAAGTGGAAGATGTTGTGAAACTTGGAGAAGAAGTTCTTGTAAAAGTAATGGAAATCGACAAGCAAGGAAGAGTGAATCTTTCTAGAAAAGTACTACTTAAAGAGAAAAAAGAAAAAAACGAACAAATGTCCTAA
- a CDS encoding polysaccharide deacetylase family protein: protein MKRSTFQLLAFVIIAFFTYNTVSHPFQGDIAAILSKDIAEVAQKKDALYVEIEQKATAYEVAPQDAKIDKVWKAQPGLNGLKVDLEASYKNMKKSGEFDEKKLVMEQISPKIHLSDLPPSPIYRGHPEKPMVSFLINVAWGNEHIPGMLETLKNHGVQATFFLEGRWVKENPSMAKMIIDAGHEVGNHSYTHPNMKTLGSTAVREQLLKTNEVIEAISGSKVTWFAPPSGSYRDEVVNIAHEMKLGTIMWSVDTIDWQKPSPDVLVNRVMGKIHPGAMVLMHPTPSTANSLETLITSIKDKGLELGTVSSLLSEERIVHHN, encoded by the coding sequence ATGAAAAGAAGTACGTTTCAGTTGTTGGCATTTGTTATTATTGCATTTTTTACATATAACACGGTGAGTCATCCATTTCAGGGAGATATAGCAGCTATACTTTCTAAAGATATAGCAGAAGTGGCCCAGAAAAAGGATGCACTTTATGTGGAGATTGAACAAAAGGCGACTGCTTATGAAGTGGCACCTCAAGACGCGAAGATAGATAAAGTCTGGAAGGCTCAGCCGGGTCTTAATGGTTTGAAAGTGGATCTTGAAGCTTCTTATAAAAATATGAAGAAGAGCGGTGAATTTGACGAGAAAAAGCTTGTAATGGAGCAAATATCGCCTAAGATTCATCTTTCTGACTTGCCACCTTCACCAATTTACCGCGGGCACCCTGAAAAGCCAATGGTATCGTTTTTGATAAATGTGGCATGGGGAAATGAGCATATTCCAGGGATGTTAGAAACATTGAAAAATCATGGAGTGCAAGCAACCTTTTTTCTTGAAGGAAGATGGGTTAAAGAAAACCCTTCGATGGCTAAAATGATAATAGATGCAGGACATGAAGTGGGGAATCATTCTTACACACACCCTAATATGAAAACATTGGGAAGTACTGCGGTCAGGGAACAGCTTTTAAAGACAAATGAAGTCATTGAGGCAATCTCCGGCAGTAAAGTCACCTGGTTTGCCCCTCCAAGCGGTAGCTACCGTGACGAGGTCGTAAACATCGCCCACGAAATGAAATTAGGGACGATTATGTGGAGTGTTGATACCATTGATTGGCAGAAGCCGTCACCTGATGTTCTTGTTAATAGAGTAATGGGGAAGATTCATCCTGGTGCAATGGTTCTTATGCATCCTACGCCATCAACAGCTAACAGTTTGGAAACTCTTATTACATCCATTAAAGATAAAGGGCTCGAACTAGGAACGGTTTCTTCTCTTTTAAGTGAAGAAAGGATCGTTCATCACAACTAG
- a CDS encoding DUF503 domain-containing protein codes for MIGYLECDCMIYDAQSLKEKRAVLQRVITRLKQRFNISISEIDHQDVWQRTKIGIVSISSSKSITEKELQKVLDYLDSFPEIERAETSLDWL; via the coding sequence ATGATCGGATATTTAGAGTGTGACTGTATGATCTATGATGCTCAATCTTTGAAGGAAAAAAGGGCAGTTCTTCAGCGCGTTATTACAAGGCTGAAACAGAGGTTCAATATTTCCATCTCAGAGATTGATCATCAAGACGTATGGCAACGGACGAAGATTGGAATTGTATCCATCTCTTCATCCAAATCCATCACCGAGAAAGAATTGCAAAAAGTGCTCGACTATCTGGATTCCTTTCCAGAGATAGAGCGGGCAGAAACTTCGCTTGATTGGCTTTAA